A single window of Streptomyces sp. NBC_00464 DNA harbors:
- a CDS encoding endonuclease I family protein: MSRRHLSHRRPLLATLAAFAVLAGTAAAAPAATPPAAVPSATPLGALDDTYYQDALGKTGTALKGALHTIISDQSKLTYSQVWDALKDTDEDPANSSNVILLYTGRSEPKSDNGGNVDQWNREHVWAKSHGDFGTATGPGTDIHHLRPEDVSVNSTRGNKDFDNGGTELSEAPGNYTDSDSFEPRDAVKGDVARMILYMAVRYEGDDSFADLEPNDSVSNGSAPNIGRLSVLKTWSEQDPPDTFEQRRNDVIFDQYQHNRNPFIDHPEWVESIW; this comes from the coding sequence ATGTCCCGTCGTCACCTTTCCCACCGGCGCCCGCTGCTGGCCACTCTCGCCGCCTTCGCGGTGCTCGCGGGCACCGCGGCCGCCGCGCCCGCCGCGACACCACCGGCCGCGGTCCCGTCCGCCACCCCGCTCGGCGCACTGGACGACACGTACTACCAGGACGCGCTCGGCAAGACCGGCACCGCCCTCAAGGGCGCCCTGCACACGATCATCAGCGACCAGTCCAAGCTCACCTACAGCCAGGTCTGGGACGCGCTCAAGGACACCGACGAGGACCCGGCCAACTCCTCGAACGTGATCCTCCTGTACACCGGACGCTCCGAGCCCAAGAGCGACAACGGCGGCAACGTCGACCAGTGGAACCGGGAGCACGTCTGGGCCAAGTCCCACGGCGACTTCGGCACGGCAACGGGCCCCGGAACGGACATCCACCACCTGCGCCCGGAGGACGTCTCGGTCAACTCCACGCGTGGCAACAAGGACTTCGACAACGGCGGCACCGAGCTGAGCGAGGCGCCCGGCAACTACACCGACAGCGACTCCTTCGAACCACGCGACGCGGTCAAGGGCGACGTGGCCCGCATGATCCTCTACATGGCGGTGCGCTACGAGGGCGACGACTCCTTCGCCGACCTCGAACCCAACGACAGCGTGTCGAACGGCTCCGCACCGAACATCGGCCGGCTCTCCGTGCTGAAGACATGGAGCGAGCAGGACCCGCCGGACACCTTTGAACAGCGGCGCAACGACGTCATATTCGACCAGTACCAGCACAACCGGAACCCGTTCATCGACCACCCCGAGTGGGTGGAGTCCATCTGGTGA
- a CDS encoding baeRF3 domain-containing protein, producing MDTDALTAGLLQKLRAAKPYPALSLTMPTHRRAPDNAQDAVRLRNLVSEAGSRLDADPEVTREVRAAVRKQLDRAVDEIDPRRALDALVVLATADEYQIWQLPRTAPERVVLSDTYLTRNLVAAKAQAQPFWALTVSADHAALFSGTSDSAHEEHIGGFPLTAPREAPNPQREERIGDTPSTFSGEETRQFLRTVDEKLRGVLATDPRPLYLVGLAPALALLDEVGESAKGAVGRVTKGAPADTSPSDLLTELRPALEARQKRFAAEIDGKLDEARGRRAFAGGLDEVWAAVREGRAGLVAVEEHYQQTVRVDQEHLVPVGGEAAGPADEKVREDIVDELVEAALDSGADVVFVADDSLKEHGRIAAALRY from the coding sequence ATGGATACGGACGCCCTGACCGCCGGTCTGTTGCAGAAGCTCCGCGCGGCCAAGCCCTATCCGGCCCTGTCCCTGACCATGCCGACCCACCGCCGCGCACCGGACAACGCCCAGGACGCCGTACGGCTGCGCAACCTGGTGTCCGAGGCCGGCAGCCGGCTCGACGCCGATCCCGAGGTCACCCGCGAGGTGCGCGCGGCGGTCAGGAAGCAGCTGGACCGGGCGGTCGACGAGATCGATCCGCGCCGCGCGCTGGACGCGCTGGTGGTCCTCGCGACAGCGGACGAGTACCAGATCTGGCAGCTGCCGCGCACCGCACCCGAACGGGTGGTACTCAGCGACACCTATCTGACCCGCAACCTGGTCGCCGCGAAGGCCCAGGCTCAGCCGTTCTGGGCGCTCACCGTGTCGGCCGACCACGCCGCCCTGTTCAGCGGCACGTCGGACTCCGCGCACGAGGAACACATCGGCGGCTTCCCCCTGACCGCCCCGCGCGAGGCGCCCAACCCGCAGCGCGAGGAGCGGATCGGCGACACCCCGAGCACCTTCAGCGGCGAGGAGACCCGGCAGTTCCTGCGCACGGTGGACGAGAAGCTGCGCGGGGTACTGGCCACCGATCCGCGCCCGCTCTACCTGGTCGGCCTCGCTCCGGCGCTCGCCCTGCTCGACGAGGTCGGCGAGAGCGCCAAGGGTGCGGTCGGCCGGGTCACCAAGGGCGCACCGGCCGACACCTCGCCCAGCGATCTGCTGACCGAGCTGCGGCCCGCGCTGGAGGCCCGGCAGAAGCGCTTCGCCGCGGAGATCGACGGCAAGCTGGACGAGGCCCGCGGGCGGCGTGCCTTCGCCGGCGGCCTCGACGAGGTGTGGGCCGCCGTACGGGAGGGACGCGCCGGCCTGGTGGCGGTGGAGGAGCACTACCAGCAGACGGTCCGGGTCGACCAGGAGCACCTGGTGCCGGTGGGCGGCGAGGCCGCCGGCCCGGCGGACGAGAAGGTACGCGAGGACATCGTCGACGAGCTGGTCGAGGCGGCGCTGGACAGCGGCGCCGACGTCGTCTTCGTCGCGGACGACTCACTCAAGGAGCACGGACGGATCGCGGCGGCGCTGCGCTACTGA
- a CDS encoding DUF1269 domain-containing protein — protein MSTLTVWKFQSAEGAEDVETTLKSLQKEGLIKILDAAVVSWPADRAKPRTKQLLNLVGAGALSGTFWGMLFGLIFLMPLLGAAIGAAAGALGGKLADVGIDDDFIAEVKEKITPGTSALFLLTMNEVPDRIGDALPGGGAELLHSNLDTSSEQRLREIFGEDAA, from the coding sequence ATGTCCACGCTCACCGTGTGGAAATTCCAGTCCGCCGAAGGCGCGGAGGACGTGGAGACGACGCTGAAGTCCCTTCAGAAGGAGGGACTGATCAAGATCCTGGACGCCGCCGTCGTGAGCTGGCCCGCCGACCGCGCCAAGCCGCGCACGAAGCAGCTGCTCAACCTGGTGGGCGCGGGCGCCCTGAGCGGCACCTTCTGGGGCATGCTCTTCGGGCTCATCTTCCTGATGCCGCTGCTGGGCGCCGCCATCGGCGCGGCCGCCGGAGCGCTCGGCGGAAAGCTGGCCGACGTCGGCATCGACGACGACTTCATCGCCGAGGTCAAGGAGAAGATCACGCCCGGCACTTCGGCGCTGTTCCTGCTCACCATGAACGAGGTGCCCGACCGGATCGGCGACGCGCTCCCCGGCGGCGGCGCCGAACTGCTCCACAGCAATCTGGACACCTCCAGCGAGCAGCGGCTCCGGGAGATCTTCGGCGAGGACGCGGCATGA
- the glsA gene encoding glutaminase A, whose translation MSPATGAVTDALRELHTRYAGVDEGELADYIPQLALADPGAFGLALISMDGHRYSTGDADVPFTLQSVSKPFVYALALSLLGLDEVSRWVNAEPSGEAFNAVSLEHGTGRPDNAMVNAGAIVTTALIPDTPVAPRFGRILDCLSRFAGRRLDVDEEVYASEAATGDRNRALAYLIRSTGPLPMDPVAAVETYFRQCAVRVTALDLAAMAATLAHGGVNPLTGDTVVSEPVAAQVLAVMATCGMYDSSGDWLLRVGLPAKSGVSGGLIAAGPARFGLATYSPLLDPTGTSVRGHRAIGMLSERLGLHLMYNPALAGSTVTLVTTADDLPTAPTGERERARRERVAVAAAQGALDFTAAERVLYALDEAGTGRTGAVVLDLVRVTDIDAVARAMLRSGLARLAGDGRRTAVADPDGRLREPGGEDGVPRRFDSREEAVTWCTETAAR comes from the coding sequence GTGAGCCCCGCCACCGGTGCGGTCACGGACGCGCTGCGAGAACTGCACACCAGGTACGCCGGAGTCGACGAAGGTGAACTCGCCGACTACATCCCGCAATTGGCGCTCGCCGACCCGGGCGCCTTCGGGCTGGCCCTGATCAGCATGGACGGTCACCGGTACAGCACCGGCGACGCCGACGTGCCGTTCACCCTCCAGTCCGTGTCGAAGCCGTTCGTCTACGCCCTGGCCCTGTCCCTCCTCGGCCTCGACGAGGTGTCCCGCTGGGTGAACGCCGAGCCCAGCGGCGAGGCGTTCAACGCCGTCAGCCTGGAACACGGCACCGGTCGCCCGGACAACGCCATGGTCAACGCCGGCGCCATCGTCACCACCGCCCTGATCCCCGACACCCCCGTCGCGCCGAGGTTCGGACGCATCCTCGACTGCCTCAGCCGGTTCGCCGGCCGGAGGCTCGACGTCGACGAGGAGGTGTACGCCTCCGAGGCGGCCACCGGGGACCGCAACCGCGCCCTCGCCTATCTCATCCGCTCCACCGGCCCCCTGCCCATGGATCCGGTGGCGGCGGTGGAGACGTACTTCCGCCAGTGCGCGGTACGGGTCACGGCACTGGATCTCGCCGCCATGGCGGCGACCCTGGCCCACGGCGGCGTCAATCCGCTCACCGGGGACACGGTGGTGTCCGAGCCCGTCGCCGCCCAGGTGCTCGCCGTGATGGCGACCTGCGGCATGTACGACTCCTCGGGCGACTGGCTGCTCAGAGTCGGGCTGCCGGCCAAGAGCGGGGTCTCCGGCGGTCTGATCGCCGCCGGACCCGCGCGGTTCGGACTCGCGACGTACAGCCCGCTGCTCGATCCGACGGGCACCTCCGTGCGGGGACACCGGGCTATCGGGATGCTCTCGGAGCGGCTCGGCCTGCATCTCATGTACAACCCGGCCCTGGCGGGCTCCACCGTCACCCTGGTCACCACCGCGGACGATCTGCCCACCGCGCCGACGGGCGAGCGGGAGCGCGCGCGCCGCGAACGGGTGGCGGTCGCCGCCGCCCAGGGCGCTCTGGACTTCACCGCGGCGGAGCGGGTGCTGTACGCCCTGGACGAGGCGGGGACCGGGCGGACCGGCGCCGTGGTGCTCGACCTGGTGCGGGTGACGGACATCGACGCCGTGGCCCGGGCGATGCTGCGCAGCGGGCTGGCCCGCCTCGCCGGCGACGGCCGCCGCACCGCGGTGGCCGACCCGGACGGCCGCCTCCGTGAGCCGGGCGGCGAGGACGGGGTCCCGCGCCGCTTCGACTCCCGGGAGGAGGCCGTGACCTGGTGCACGGAGACGGCCGCCCGCTGA